The Verrucomicrobiota bacterium genome has a window encoding:
- a CDS encoding sigma-70 family RNA polymerase sigma factor, translating to MRLYLQEIGKVPLLTPEEEIALAARIKKGDKQAREHMIRANLRLVVKIAHDYEGLGLPMLNLINEGNIGLMKAVERFDPSKGGKLSTYGAWWIKQSIKRGLANQSKTIRLPVHLVDKISRMRKTAMKLQELTGREPTDHELAEEMGMTASRVAHLRSAAIRPASLDAPIGDDEQNTFSEVVPDENADTPYESLEEKTVQLMLAETMKTLDAREATIIRYRFGLDGGPERTLEEVGERFGVTRERVRQIQNIALRKMRKVIERVEAVRT from the coding sequence ATGCGGCTCTACCTTCAGGAAATCGGCAAAGTGCCTTTGCTGACGCCCGAGGAAGAAATCGCGCTGGCCGCCCGCATCAAAAAAGGGGACAAGCAAGCGCGCGAACACATGATCCGAGCCAACCTGCGCTTGGTGGTGAAGATTGCGCATGACTACGAGGGGTTGGGCCTGCCGATGCTGAATCTCATCAATGAAGGCAACATCGGCTTGATGAAAGCCGTGGAGCGATTCGATCCCTCGAAGGGTGGCAAGCTTTCGACCTATGGCGCCTGGTGGATCAAGCAATCGATCAAGCGAGGCTTGGCCAATCAGTCGAAGACCATTCGTTTGCCCGTGCACTTGGTGGACAAGATTTCGCGCATGCGGAAAACGGCGATGAAGCTGCAGGAACTGACGGGCCGGGAACCGACGGATCATGAACTGGCGGAAGAAATGGGCATGACCGCATCCCGCGTGGCGCATTTGCGGTCGGCGGCGATTCGGCCGGCCTCTTTGGACGCCCCGATCGGGGACGATGAACAGAACACGTTTTCGGAAGTGGTTCCGGACGAGAACGCGGATACGCCTTATGAATCACTGGAGGAGAAGACGGTCCAGTTGATGCTGGCGGAGACGATGAAGACCTTGGACGCCCGGGAGGCAACCATCATTCGTTATCGGTTCGGTCTGGACGGAGGCCCGGAGCGGACGCTCGAGGAAGTGGGCGAGCGTTTTGGGGTCACCCGGGAGCGGGTTCGCCAGATTCAGAACATCGCGTTGCGGAAGATGCGCAAAGTGATTGAACGCGTCGAGGCGGTTCGAACATAG
- a CDS encoding adenine phosphoribosyltransferase, whose product MTASPVSTDDLRSAIRNVPDFPKPGIQFKDITPLLQDARLLAGAVEMLAGSHARGGVDFVAGIDARGFIFASAVATRLRAGFVPIRKKGKLPWRTHEQSYALEYGENTIALHEDAVRAGSRVFLVDDLLATGGTAGAAVQLLQKVGACIVEVAFLIELDFLDGRQRLPGVPVRSILHYSSPH is encoded by the coding sequence ATGACCGCATCACCCGTTTCAACCGACGATCTGCGCAGCGCGATTCGGAACGTGCCTGACTTTCCGAAGCCCGGCATTCAGTTCAAGGACATCACGCCCTTGCTCCAGGATGCCCGGTTGCTGGCGGGCGCTGTGGAGATGCTGGCCGGCAGTCATGCCCGTGGGGGGGTGGACTTCGTGGCCGGGATCGACGCCCGGGGATTCATTTTTGCCTCCGCGGTCGCCACCCGGCTGCGTGCGGGTTTCGTGCCCATTCGTAAGAAAGGCAAACTGCCCTGGCGGACGCATGAGCAGAGCTATGCCCTCGAATACGGCGAGAATACCATCGCCTTGCACGAGGACGCAGTGCGCGCCGGTTCCCGCGTCTTCCTGGTGGATGATTTGCTTGCCACGGGGGGGACGGCGGGGGCGGCGGTGCAACTTCTGCAAAAGGTGGGCGCCTGCATCGTGGAGGTCGCATTCCTGATCGAGTTGGATTTTCTGGACGGACGCCAACGTCTTCCGGGAGTTCCTGTTCGTTCGATCCTTCACTACTCATCCCCGCACTGA
- a CDS encoding glycosyltransferase family 39 protein — MFWTDANVFREFLFVRSFTTHPRTETGVDSSKSERELGYGRWGYALIWAVCVVRWVYLASGRIELSEDEAYQWLWSKHWALSYYSKPPLIAWSHGLGTALWGDVEFGLRFLSPLLTALGLTVLLCFLSREACPRAGFWLVMAATVTPLLGVGAILMTVDPLNVFFWTLAMVAGYYALQRDCWKWWGLAGLAMGFGFLSKYTALFQWLSFAICLVSSAEAKRAWRRPGLYLALGIQALFFLPVLWWNHHHGWITLTHLHERAGLDRAWTFTTRFLVDFLVVEPLLLHPLFFAGMVGAALFVMRKPPRRALETYLLIMGAPIFLFYLVYTLRARVQPNWIAPSILPLLALMAVYWERRDREGAKWVGLAGKIGVAALILPLMLAHDTDLIAKFTGIALPAKADPLRRLRGWSEMARLVDTEKRRLEADGAPWFVIGEHYGTTSLLSFYTPGARGKESSERGIFFRSSDVPLNQFYFWPGYRDRKGQNALFVQQVKEPHEPPPSLVAEFEAVTDLGVREVLYGGRVFHRIQLFACRRLQ; from the coding sequence ATTTTCTGGACGGACGCCAACGTCTTCCGGGAGTTCCTGTTCGTTCGATCCTTCACTACTCATCCCCGCACTGAGACCGGTGTGGATTCCTCGAAATCGGAACGTGAGCTAGGATATGGTCGGTGGGGCTACGCGTTGATTTGGGCAGTCTGTGTGGTGCGCTGGGTATATCTGGCGTCCGGGCGCATTGAGTTGAGTGAGGACGAGGCGTATCAATGGCTATGGTCCAAGCATTGGGCGCTTTCCTATTATAGCAAACCACCGTTGATCGCCTGGAGTCACGGGTTGGGAACCGCGCTTTGGGGAGACGTTGAATTCGGATTGCGATTCCTTTCCCCGTTGTTGACGGCTTTGGGGCTGACGGTCTTGTTGTGCTTTCTCTCGCGGGAGGCCTGTCCCAGAGCCGGATTCTGGCTGGTCATGGCGGCCACGGTCACGCCCTTGCTGGGGGTGGGTGCGATCCTGATGACGGTCGATCCACTGAATGTGTTTTTTTGGACCCTCGCGATGGTGGCCGGTTATTATGCGCTGCAGAGGGACTGCTGGAAGTGGTGGGGATTGGCCGGATTGGCGATGGGTTTTGGTTTCCTGAGCAAGTATACGGCCTTGTTCCAATGGCTTTCGTTTGCGATTTGTTTGGTTTCCTCGGCGGAAGCGAAGCGAGCCTGGCGGCGGCCGGGTTTGTATCTGGCTTTGGGCATTCAAGCATTGTTCTTTTTGCCCGTGCTCTGGTGGAACCATCACCATGGCTGGATCACCCTGACACATCTGCACGAGCGGGCGGGATTGGATCGCGCGTGGACGTTCACCACGCGTTTTCTGGTGGATTTCCTCGTGGTGGAGCCCCTGCTGCTCCATCCGCTCTTTTTTGCCGGCATGGTGGGCGCCGCCCTCTTCGTGATGCGCAAACCGCCGCGGAGAGCGCTCGAGACCTATCTCCTGATCATGGGAGCTCCGATTTTCTTGTTTTACCTGGTCTATACGCTTCGAGCACGGGTGCAGCCGAATTGGATTGCTCCCTCGATTCTCCCCTTGCTGGCATTGATGGCGGTTTATTGGGAGCGCCGGGATCGGGAAGGTGCGAAGTGGGTGGGCTTGGCGGGTAAGATTGGAGTAGCCGCGCTGATCCTTCCGCTCATGCTTGCCCACGATACGGACCTGATCGCAAAGTTCACGGGAATCGCATTGCCCGCGAAGGCGGATCCCTTGAGACGACTTCGTGGATGGTCGGAAATGGCGCGCCTGGTGGACACCGAGAAGCGCCGGCTTGAGGCGGACGGTGCTCCGTGGTTCGTCATCGGGGAACATTACGGTACGACGAGCCTGCTCTCATTCTACACGCCGGGAGCGCGCGGAAAAGAGTCATCGGAGCGCGGGATCTTTTTTCGGAGTTCGGATGTTCCACTGAACCAGTTCTATTTTTGGCCGGGCTATCGGGATCGGAAAGGCCAGAACGCCCTGTTTGTGCAGCAAGTCAAGGAACCGCATGAACCTCCGCCGAGTTTGGTGGCGGAATTTGAGGCCGTGACCGATCTAGGGGTGCGCGAGGTCTTGTATGGTGGAAGGGTTTTCCATCGGATCCAACTTTTTGCCTGCCGTCGGCTTCAGTAA
- a CDS encoding 2-phosphosulfolactate phosphatase has translation MMPVPREPMKSKWDVLFSPAEFQALSPDALAGVVCVVFDVLRATSTMVTALANGAMEVVPVRSIEEAVGWRLHDPEVLLGGERGGVRISAALSGGVEFDLGNSPREYTREKVADRRVVMTTTNGTRALRACAGAQRTFVGALRNRAALAARLRDLKPGRLLLVCSGTGEESAMEDVLSAGALAAMVADVARDDARLGDGWRMALALYESARSNLAKALAETKNGLRLAAMEELAPDIEVCARLDDLEFVPWLDERGHVRI, from the coding sequence ATGATGCCGGTGCCGCGTGAACCTATGAAATCGAAATGGGATGTTTTGTTCAGTCCGGCCGAGTTTCAGGCCCTTTCACCTGATGCTCTCGCAGGAGTTGTCTGCGTGGTGTTCGACGTGCTGAGGGCGACGTCGACGATGGTCACCGCCCTGGCTAACGGAGCGATGGAGGTTGTTCCGGTGCGGTCGATCGAGGAGGCCGTGGGCTGGCGGTTGCATGATCCGGAAGTTTTGCTGGGTGGGGAGCGGGGCGGCGTCAGGATTTCCGCCGCTCTGTCGGGCGGCGTCGAATTCGATTTAGGTAACTCTCCGCGTGAGTACACGCGGGAAAAGGTCGCGGACCGACGCGTCGTTATGACCACGACCAACGGGACCCGTGCGCTGCGTGCTTGCGCAGGCGCTCAGCGGACATTCGTAGGCGCCTTGCGGAACAGGGCGGCGCTGGCAGCGCGGTTGCGGGATCTGAAACCGGGTCGGCTCCTTCTGGTCTGCAGTGGGACGGGGGAGGAATCCGCAATGGAGGACGTTTTGAGTGCCGGGGCGTTGGCCGCGATGGTGGCCGACGTTGCGCGAGACGACGCCAGGTTGGGCGATGGCTGGCGGATGGCGCTGGCGTTGTACGAATCCGCGCGAAGCAACCTGGCGAAGGCTTTGGCGGAGACCAAGAACGGATTGCGTTTGGCGGCGATGGAGGAGTTGGCTCCGGATATCGAGGTGTGCGCGAGGCTGGACGACCTGGAGTTTGTGCCTTGGCTGGACGAAAGAGGACATGTTCGGATTTGA
- a CDS encoding dihydroorotase, with translation MKSCLLVQGRLIDPSQSLDTTASILIEEGKIAALGGEADARAEADTTRLNAAGLVITPGLIDLHVHLREPGQSAKETIATGTAAAARGGFTTVVCMPNTKPAIHSASEVAFVLERAERHGHVRVRVAGAITKEIAGTELAPIGSLKRAGVVAITDDGHCVQNNELMRRALEYAGMFDLPLMDHCQDYSLVSEGKMHEGYWSSVLGLQGWPSSGEELIVARDILLAELTGTPIHCQHISAAGSVRLLREAKGRGVPISGEACPHHFVLTDAAVAGSEAFWKADGDGVWGAEAMQPKPAWPAYDTRFKMNPPLRSSADRLAILEGLVDGTLEVLASDHAPHVADEKDVEFDHAPFGITGLETELALSLMQLYHAGRLPLARVIEKFTSVPAKVLRLRDKGTLAVGVEADLTVMDPEAYWSLGENETLSKAINCPFFDWKLRGRALATMVGGRFVWNDWPELTRAGVAAGLAPLTVNP, from the coding sequence ATGAAGTCCTGCCTCTTGGTCCAAGGAAGGTTGATCGATCCGAGCCAGAGCTTGGACACCACCGCTTCAATCCTCATTGAGGAGGGCAAGATCGCCGCGTTGGGAGGCGAGGCCGACGCGAGGGCCGAGGCCGACACCACGCGTTTGAACGCCGCCGGCTTGGTCATCACGCCGGGATTGATCGACTTGCACGTGCATTTGCGCGAGCCCGGCCAGAGTGCCAAGGAAACCATTGCCACAGGGACGGCTGCTGCGGCCCGGGGCGGGTTTACGACGGTCGTCTGCATGCCGAATACCAAGCCCGCGATTCACTCGGCTTCGGAAGTCGCGTTTGTTTTGGAACGTGCCGAGCGGCACGGCCATGTGCGAGTGCGGGTGGCCGGAGCGATCACCAAAGAAATCGCCGGGACGGAACTGGCGCCCATTGGATCTCTCAAGAGGGCCGGCGTCGTGGCGATCACCGACGATGGTCATTGTGTGCAGAACAACGAGCTGATGCGCCGGGCCTTGGAATACGCCGGCATGTTTGATCTGCCACTGATGGATCACTGCCAGGATTATTCCCTGGTTTCTGAAGGCAAGATGCATGAGGGCTACTGGAGCAGTGTGTTGGGGCTCCAAGGCTGGCCCTCCAGCGGGGAGGAGTTGATCGTGGCGCGGGACATCCTGCTGGCCGAGCTCACCGGCACACCCATTCACTGCCAGCATATCAGCGCCGCCGGCAGCGTTCGGCTGCTGCGCGAAGCCAAAGGCCGCGGGGTGCCGATTTCAGGTGAAGCTTGTCCGCATCATTTCGTGCTCACCGACGCGGCGGTTGCCGGAAGCGAGGCCTTTTGGAAAGCGGATGGCGATGGCGTCTGGGGAGCTGAGGCGATGCAACCCAAGCCTGCCTGGCCTGCCTACGACACGCGTTTCAAGATGAACCCCCCCCTTCGCTCCTCGGCGGATCGTCTCGCCATCCTGGAGGGACTGGTGGATGGCACTCTGGAAGTGCTGGCCAGCGACCACGCGCCGCACGTCGCCGACGAGAAGGACGTGGAATTCGATCATGCTCCTTTCGGGATCACGGGCCTCGAGACCGAACTGGCTCTTTCTTTGATGCAACTTTATCACGCGGGGCGACTTCCACTCGCTCGAGTGATTGAGAAGTTTACCTCCGTCCCGGCGAAGGTGCTGCGCTTGAGGGACAAGGGGACGCTGGCGGTGGGAGTGGAGGCGGACCTGACGGTGATGGATCCTGAGGCTTACTGGAGTTTGGGCGAGAATGAGACACTCAGCAAAGCCATCAATTGTCCGTTCTTCGACTGGAAGTTGCGCGGAAGAGCGCTGGCCACCATGGTGGGCGGTCGCTTCGTGTGGAACGACTGGCCCGAGTTGACTCGCGCTGGCGTGGCTGCCGGCTTGGCCCCCTTAACCGTGAACCCATGA
- a CDS encoding thioredoxin family protein: MSLTGFSRMGGLLCAAWLAGCAMDPPLPWMTVLELAQAREKAIAENRRVLMLFTGSDWCPPCQLLQRRVLQTPEFRRYAQSNLVLVEVDFPRRKVLAPELSATNHALARNYQVEVFPTLVLLDREGKELRKAQGYLGGGWERHLAWIEPRPEPPVSLSP, from the coding sequence ATGAGCCTCACCGGGTTTTCGCGAATGGGCGGTTTACTCTGCGCGGCCTGGCTGGCGGGTTGTGCGATGGACCCCCCCTTGCCTTGGATGACGGTGTTGGAACTGGCCCAAGCCCGAGAAAAGGCGATCGCCGAAAATCGCCGCGTGCTCATGCTTTTCACCGGATCGGACTGGTGTCCACCCTGCCAGCTATTGCAGCGGCGGGTTTTGCAAACCCCGGAGTTCAGGCGGTACGCCCAATCGAACTTGGTCTTGGTGGAAGTGGACTTTCCGCGACGCAAGGTACTCGCGCCGGAGCTTTCCGCCACCAATCATGCTCTGGCGAGGAATTACCAGGTAGAGGTTTTCCCCACTCTCGTCTTGCTCGACCGAGAGGGGAAGGAACTGCGCAAAGCTCAAGGTTATCTCGGGGGTGGGTGGGAGCGCCATCTTGCCTGGATTGAACCCCGTCCGGAACCGCCGGTTTCCCTCTCCCCATGA
- a CDS encoding tetratricopeptide repeat protein — protein sequence MSVTPFEPPDSHHFNSASGWLDLGLPADALHDLERLSPTYREHPEALELRWSIYAKMENWDLALHVALDLMRMDPGRPSGYVHRSYALRRSHGGGLHAAWSALCPARELFPKEPIIPYNLACYAAQMGRLEESWDLLHAAMEAAGDIKFIKDLALKDPDLAALKERVAEL from the coding sequence ATGAGCGTGACACCCTTCGAGCCCCCTGACAGCCACCACTTCAACTCGGCCAGTGGCTGGCTGGATTTGGGACTTCCTGCAGATGCGCTGCACGATTTGGAACGGTTGAGTCCGACGTATCGGGAGCATCCCGAGGCCCTCGAGTTGCGATGGTCGATTTATGCCAAGATGGAAAACTGGGACCTGGCTTTGCACGTCGCATTGGACCTGATGCGTATGGATCCCGGGCGGCCTTCGGGATATGTGCATCGATCCTATGCTCTGCGCCGAAGTCACGGGGGTGGATTGCATGCCGCTTGGTCCGCCCTCTGTCCCGCACGGGAACTTTTCCCGAAGGAACCGATCATCCCCTACAATCTCGCCTGCTACGCGGCTCAAATGGGCCGCTTGGAAGAATCCTGGGATCTCCTCCACGCGGCCATGGAAGCGGCTGGCGACATCAAATTCATCAAGGATCTCGCCCTCAAAGACCCGGATCTGGCGGCCTTGAAAGAGCGCGTGGCCGAACTTTGA
- a CDS encoding endonuclease/exonuclease/phosphatase family protein, with protein MNSASDRFPVPTILGPRSFLRAIGFGLCALAFWGCATVAEEFRVMTFNLWVGGESGKQPLSQSAKVITAAKADIVGLQEALGTEVGGQRPDRGREIASLLGWNYFAQGYGRALLTRHTIVEGSPRKWGARIRLASGKEVWMFNVHFAPAPYQPYQLLRIPYGNGRFISTSAEAVEEAIKSRGDQVRELLEDIRTAASLGWPVFLTGDFNEPSHRDWTDRANRAGLCPLPVPYPSTLAVEKAGFRDAYRVVWPDEAARTGWTWTPTTLPNDPKDRHDRIDFVFYRGTGIVVRRCEVVGEDRKFADIVVTPYPSDHRAVVGTFVLP; from the coding sequence TTGAATTCAGCTTCGGATCGCTTCCCAGTACCAACAATCCTCGGCCCTCGATCGTTCCTTCGCGCCATCGGGTTTGGCCTGTGCGCGCTGGCCTTCTGGGGTTGCGCCACCGTGGCCGAGGAATTCCGAGTCATGACCTTCAACCTTTGGGTCGGAGGGGAATCCGGCAAGCAACCGCTGTCGCAATCCGCCAAAGTGATCACCGCAGCCAAGGCCGACATCGTAGGGCTTCAGGAGGCATTGGGCACCGAAGTCGGCGGGCAACGGCCCGACCGCGGACGTGAGATCGCTTCCCTGCTTGGATGGAATTATTTTGCACAGGGCTACGGCCGCGCCCTTCTCACCCGCCATACCATCGTCGAAGGCTCACCCCGAAAATGGGGCGCCCGAATCCGCCTCGCGTCAGGCAAAGAAGTCTGGATGTTCAACGTGCATTTCGCACCCGCCCCGTATCAGCCTTATCAACTCCTCAGAATTCCCTATGGGAATGGCCGATTCATCAGCACGAGCGCCGAGGCGGTGGAAGAAGCCATCAAGTCGCGCGGAGACCAAGTCCGCGAATTACTCGAGGATATCCGAACCGCCGCGAGCCTCGGATGGCCCGTTTTCTTGACGGGGGACTTCAACGAACCGTCGCATCGAGACTGGACCGACCGCGCCAACCGCGCGGGACTCTGCCCCCTGCCCGTCCCCTACCCTTCGACTCTGGCTGTTGAGAAGGCCGGTTTCCGCGACGCTTACCGCGTGGTTTGGCCCGATGAAGCCGCGCGAACGGGATGGACATGGACGCCCACGACCCTCCCGAATGACCCCAAAGACCGTCATGACCGCATCGATTTTGTTTTCTATCGAGGGACCGGCATCGTCGTGCGGCGATGTGAGGTTGTCGGCGAGGATCGCAAATTCGCGGATATCGTGGTCACTCCATATCCTTCGGATCATCGGGCCGTGGTGGGAACCTTTGTCTTGCCCTGA
- a CDS encoding VOC family protein: protein MPSPSENVHPRLLPCPPPLPPLLTGEIGQIALVVRSLPRSIAFYRDSLGLPLLFEAPPKLAFFRCNSVRLMLSEGEKQSSNSPSTTVIYFKAAPLQKIHSELLQRGATFEEPPHLVAQMPDHELWMAFFRDPDGHPFGLMEEVRP from the coding sequence ATCCCATCGCCTTCGGAGAACGTCCACCCTAGGCTCCTCCCATGCCCGCCCCCTCTCCCCCCCCTCCTCACAGGAGAAATCGGCCAAATCGCTCTCGTGGTGCGGAGCCTGCCCCGTTCGATTGCTTTTTATCGCGACAGCCTTGGATTGCCTCTGCTCTTCGAAGCCCCACCCAAGCTGGCCTTCTTTCGCTGCAACTCGGTCCGGCTCATGCTGAGTGAGGGCGAAAAACAAAGTTCGAACTCACCGTCAACCACGGTGATTTACTTCAAAGCGGCCCCGTTGCAGAAAATCCATTCCGAACTCCTCCAGCGCGGTGCGACCTTCGAGGAGCCTCCTCATCTCGTGGCCCAAATGCCCGACCACGAATTGTGGATGGCTTTCTTCCGCGATCCGGATGGCCATCCCTTCGGACTCATGGAGGAGGTCCGGCCTTGA
- a CDS encoding LysR family transcriptional regulator — MQIESLKVFCDLAETESFTKAAQINQITQSAVSQQISSLERQFKSLLIERSKKKFRLTREGQVLYEYSKQIIQTYDSLHSKLQEIKDIISGTIRVATIYSIGLHDLPPYMKKFLRSYPTVHVHVEYRRSNQVYDDVLSNVVDLGLVAYPSRDSKLEVVPLRKDSMVLICHPHHPLAKLKSIKLTAIAGQKFIGFEPDIPTRKAIDKILKDANVTVNHVMEFDNIETVKRAVEIEAGIAIVPQATIAQEVAKQTLAQVQFEDAEFFRPLAAIYKKNKVLSPAMRQFLSIIKE, encoded by the coding sequence ATGCAAATCGAGAGTCTGAAAGTGTTCTGTGACCTGGCTGAAACCGAAAGTTTCACGAAGGCGGCCCAGATTAACCAGATCACGCAGTCGGCTGTCAGCCAGCAGATCAGCTCGCTGGAGCGCCAGTTTAAGTCCTTGCTCATCGAGCGGAGCAAAAAGAAGTTCAGGCTGACGCGGGAGGGCCAGGTGCTTTACGAGTATAGCAAGCAGATTATTCAGACTTACGACTCCCTTCACAGCAAACTTCAGGAGATCAAAGACATCATCTCCGGCACCATTAGGGTGGCGACGATTTACAGCATTGGGTTGCATGATCTGCCGCCTTACATGAAGAAGTTTCTAAGGTCGTATCCGACCGTGCACGTGCATGTCGAATACCGCCGTTCGAATCAGGTGTATGACGATGTCCTGAGCAACGTCGTGGATTTGGGTTTGGTGGCGTATCCGTCGCGGGACAGCAAGTTGGAGGTGGTGCCCTTGCGGAAGGATTCCATGGTTTTGATCTGCCATCCTCATCATCCTCTGGCCAAGCTGAAGTCGATCAAGTTGACGGCGATCGCGGGCCAGAAGTTCATCGGGTTCGAACCGGATATTCCGACGCGCAAAGCGATCGACAAGATCCTGAAGGATGCGAACGTGACGGTGAACCATGTCATGGAATTTGACAATATCGAGACGGTGAAGCGAGCGGTGGAGATTGAGGCGGGGATTGCGATCGTGCCTCAGGCCACGATTGCCCAAGAGGTGGCCAAGCAAACCCTGGCTCAGGTCCAATTCGAGGATGCCGAGTTCTTTCGCCCGCTGGCTGCAATTTACAAGAAAAACAAAGTGCTTTCCCCCGCGATGCGCCAGTTTCTCTCCATCATCAAAGAGTAA
- a CDS encoding response regulator, translating into MVELISKLQERLQSEMKALSFTTLTRVVVLSAIYFLGGIIGREASFDLRRFAPRVNEVAPPSVVTPVFELYEAIHPLAGSAGVSGFVKLAHLASAMEALLKELMEDPSNVNSSTLRTITDALSFMIHLVQQASESPPLRELPSLTLVVDDDVLSLQMVTSALETANLRSVNVSEPVLALKIVEHNHFDLIFADVNMPEMDGFAFATQVRASVQHRYTPIVMVTSLKLRGCWRSLPRV; encoded by the coding sequence ATGGTCGAACTGATTTCCAAACTCCAGGAACGCCTTCAGTCGGAGATGAAGGCGCTTTCATTCACCACCTTGACCCGGGTCGTCGTTCTTTCCGCCATCTACTTTTTGGGGGGAATCATCGGACGAGAAGCCTCGTTTGATTTGCGGCGGTTTGCCCCGCGGGTGAACGAAGTTGCCCCTCCTTCCGTGGTGACGCCGGTCTTCGAGCTGTACGAGGCCATCCATCCCCTGGCGGGCAGCGCTGGTGTTTCGGGTTTCGTCAAACTCGCGCATCTCGCGAGCGCGATGGAAGCGCTGCTGAAAGAGTTGATGGAGGATCCCTCCAACGTCAATTCCTCCACGCTCCGCACGATTACCGACGCGCTGAGTTTCATGATCCATCTCGTGCAGCAGGCCTCCGAATCGCCGCCTCTTCGCGAACTGCCTTCCCTGACCCTTGTGGTGGATGACGACGTGTTGTCGCTGCAAATGGTCACGTCGGCGCTGGAAACGGCCAATCTTCGTTCGGTCAATGTTTCAGAACCCGTCCTCGCATTGAAGATTGTGGAGCACAATCATTTCGATCTTATTTTCGCGGACGTGAACATGCCGGAGATGGATGGATTCGCATTCGCCACCCAAGTGAGGGCTTCGGTCCAGCACCGTTACACCCCCATTGTCATGGTGACGAGCCTCAAGTTGAGGGGTTGCTGGAGAAGCCTCCCAAGGGTGTGA
- the nadC gene encoding carboxylating nicotinate-nucleotide diphosphorylase: protein MDRVDAELIQRAVREALREDVGPGDATTLATIPFDRMAIGRMVARQDLIVCGLFWASEAFGLLDPDCRVSFQSRDGDRIQSGGCALEVRGRAGPMLTAERTALNFVQRLSGIATFTSRYVEAIAGTSSRILDTRKTTPGWRVFEKYAVRCGGGTNHRLGLFDRILIKDNHRVALADEAGGSIRAAVERARAAYPHLEIEVEADTLADVEEALSAGARLILLDNMSLVDLRRAVALCRGRARTEASGGINLQTVREVALTGVDEISVGALTHSAPAADWSLDFDELR, encoded by the coding sequence ATTGACCGCGTCGATGCCGAACTGATCCAGCGGGCGGTCCGGGAAGCGTTGCGAGAGGATGTGGGGCCGGGTGACGCCACGACCCTTGCCACCATTCCTTTCGATCGCATGGCCATCGGACGGATGGTTGCGCGGCAGGACTTGATCGTCTGCGGTTTGTTTTGGGCGTCGGAAGCATTTGGGCTCCTCGATCCCGATTGCCGGGTTTCCTTTCAGTCCCGGGATGGGGACCGGATCCAGTCCGGCGGCTGTGCCCTTGAGGTTCGAGGCCGGGCGGGCCCGATGCTGACAGCTGAGAGAACCGCCCTGAATTTTGTGCAGCGGCTTTCCGGCATCGCCACCTTCACCTCACGTTATGTTGAGGCGATTGCCGGGACGTCCTCACGTATTCTGGACACGCGAAAAACGACTCCGGGCTGGCGGGTCTTCGAAAAATATGCCGTGCGATGCGGAGGGGGAACGAATCATCGCCTCGGACTCTTTGACCGGATCCTGATCAAGGACAACCATCGGGTCGCGCTGGCGGATGAGGCGGGCGGATCGATTCGTGCGGCGGTGGAGCGAGCCCGGGCGGCCTATCCTCATCTGGAAATCGAGGTGGAAGCCGACACTCTTGCCGACGTTGAAGAAGCATTGTCGGCGGGAGCCCGGCTCATCCTGCTGGACAACATGTCTTTGGTCGACCTCCGTCGTGCGGTCGCGCTGTGCCGGGGGCGGGCGCGGACGGAAGCCAGCGGCGGCATCAACCTGCAAACCGTTCGTGAGGTGGCCTTGACTGGCGTCGATGAGATTTCGGTTGGGGCCTTGACCCATTCCGCTCCGGCGGCCGACTGGAGCCTGGATTTCGACGAACTGCGATGA